From Bradyrhizobium sp. PSBB068, the proteins below share one genomic window:
- a CDS encoding PilZ domain-containing protein: MEDDNRSAPRHKVLKAATISFGGGAISCTVRNLSDSGASLEVASPIGIPDSVVLELEGGGRRCRVVWRKEKRIGVRFVDRKDKPEVSS, translated from the coding sequence ATGGAAGACGACAACAGGTCTGCGCCGCGTCACAAAGTCCTGAAGGCCGCGACGATTTCCTTCGGGGGAGGGGCCATTAGCTGTACCGTCCGGAACCTTTCGGACAGTGGTGCCTCGCTCGAGGTGGCGTCGCCGATCGGAATTCCAGATTCCGTTGTTCTTGAGCTCGAAGGCGGCGGCCGCCGATGCCGGGTGGTCTGGCGGAAGGAGAAGCGGATCGGCGTCCGGTTTGTAGACCGGAAGGACAAGCCCGAAGTGTCGTCTTAG
- a CDS encoding OpgC domain-containing protein, producing MPASKAVSPRGRDLRLDLFRGLANWAIFLDHIPNNSIAWLTTRNYGFSDAADIFVFISGYTAAFVYARRISAQGMLAGTALLMRRVWQLYVAHVLLFVFYAAAIGYVAQRYGHSHLLDEFNVAGLIEQPVATLTQGLMLKFKPLNLDVLPLYIVLMAGFPPLLIVMMRWPNAALAASISVYLSARLFGWNFSAYPSGDWYFNPFTWQLLFTLGAWAALGGRARMQVLARSRAVLAASIAFVVFAAVVTLADRFETTAFLPTGMLEWFVPNDKTNLAPYRVLHFLAVAVIVVRLVPSDWSGLRSAALQPLIVCGQRSLEVFCVGIFLSFVGHFILEMYSDGLAAQVAVSAGGLALMTCVAFYRNWSRSLDRPPSSAKRTAVLDVRRREPSTDQKVDAK from the coding sequence ATGCCAGCTTCCAAGGCCGTTTCGCCGCGAGGGCGGGATCTGCGTCTCGACCTGTTTCGCGGTCTGGCAAACTGGGCGATATTTCTCGACCATATCCCCAACAACTCGATCGCTTGGCTGACGACGAGAAACTACGGTTTCAGCGACGCCGCCGACATCTTCGTCTTCATCTCCGGGTACACGGCGGCGTTCGTGTACGCTCGAAGGATATCCGCACAAGGAATGCTCGCCGGAACGGCTCTGCTGATGCGGCGCGTTTGGCAGCTATACGTCGCCCACGTCCTGCTGTTCGTCTTCTACGCCGCGGCGATCGGCTACGTGGCACAGCGCTACGGGCATTCGCACCTTCTCGACGAATTCAATGTCGCCGGCCTCATCGAGCAGCCGGTCGCCACGCTTACGCAAGGGTTGATGCTGAAGTTCAAGCCGCTGAACCTGGATGTCCTTCCTCTCTACATCGTTCTGATGGCCGGTTTCCCGCCGCTGCTGATCGTCATGATGCGGTGGCCGAATGCGGCGTTGGCGGCTTCGATCTCGGTCTACCTGTCTGCACGTCTATTCGGTTGGAATTTCTCGGCATATCCTTCCGGCGACTGGTACTTCAATCCGTTCACCTGGCAGCTTCTGTTCACGCTGGGTGCGTGGGCGGCCCTGGGCGGTCGCGCGCGTATGCAGGTACTGGCGCGGTCCCGTGCCGTCCTTGCAGCGAGCATCGCTTTCGTCGTCTTTGCCGCTGTCGTGACGCTCGCTGACCGTTTCGAGACGACAGCGTTTCTGCCGACCGGCATGCTCGAATGGTTCGTCCCGAACGACAAGACGAACCTCGCGCCTTACCGGGTGCTGCACTTCCTTGCGGTGGCCGTCATCGTGGTTCGTCTGGTTCCGTCCGATTGGAGCGGGCTGCGATCCGCGGCGCTGCAGCCGTTGATCGTCTGCGGCCAGCGGTCCCTCGAAGTGTTCTGCGTCGGTATCTTTCTGTCGTTCGTCGGCCACTTCATCCTTGAAATGTATTCGGATGGGTTGGCCGCTCAAGTCGCGGTCAGCGCGGGCGGCTTGGCGCTCATGACGTGCGTCGCTTTCTACCGGAACTGGTCGCGTTCGCTGGACCGGCCGCCGTCATCCGCAAAACGAACCGCCGTACTTGACGTTCGTCGGCGAGAACCTTCAACAGACCAAAAGGTGGATGCTAAATGA
- a CDS encoding four-helix bundle copper-binding protein has translation MKTSKEMQACIDECLRCYQMCLGTAMTHCLESGGKHVEPKHIRLMMACAEICRTAAHFMLLNSPHHAHVCEECAEICTECAKDCERVGGMDDCVTACTRCAESCRAMAG, from the coding sequence ATGAAGACGAGCAAGGAGATGCAGGCGTGCATCGACGAATGCCTGCGCTGCTACCAGATGTGTCTCGGGACGGCGATGACCCACTGCCTGGAGTCCGGCGGGAAGCACGTCGAACCGAAGCACATCAGACTGATGATGGCGTGTGCCGAGATATGCCGAACTGCGGCGCACTTCATGCTTCTCAATTCGCCTCACCATGCGCACGTCTGCGAGGAGTGCGCCGAGATCTGCACCGAATGCGCCAAGGACTGCGAGCGCGTCGGCGGGATGGACGACTGCGTGACGGCATGTACGCGTTGTGCCGAAAGTTGCCGGGCGATGGCAGGCTAA